A window from Drosophila yakuba strain Tai18E2 chromosome 3L, Prin_Dyak_Tai18E2_2.1, whole genome shotgun sequence encodes these proteins:
- the LOC6532739 gene encoding gustatory receptor for bitter taste 66a isoform X1, with the protein MAQAEDTVQPLLQQFQQLFFISKIAGILPQDLEKFRSRNLLEKSRNGMIYMLCTLILYVVLYNILIYSFGEEDRTLKASQSTLTFVIGLFLTYIGLIMMASDQLAALRNQGRVGGLYERIRLVDERLYKEGCLMDNSTIGRRIRIMLIMTVIFELSILVATYVKLVDYSQWMSVLWIVSAIPTFINTLDKIWFAVSLYALKERFEAINANLEELVDTHEKHKLWLRGDQEVPPPLDSSQPPQYDSNLEYLYKELGGLDIGSIGKSSVSGSGINKVAPVAHSMNSFGEAIDAASRKPPPPPLASNMVHESELGNAAKVEEKLNNLCQVHDEICEIGKALNELWSYPILSLMAYGFLIFTAQLYFLYCATQYQSIPSLFRSAKNPFITVIVLSYTSGKCVYLIYLSWKTSQASKRTGISLHKCGVVADDNLLYEIVNHLSLKLLNHSVDFSACGFFTLDMETLYGVSGGITSYLIILIQFNLAAQQAKEAIQTFNSLNDTAGLVGAATDMDNISSTMHDFVSTTMTPVG; encoded by the exons ATGGCGCAGGCAGAGGACACAGTTCAACCGCTATTGCAGCAGTTCCAGCAACTTTTCTTTATATCGAAGATAGCTGGAATTCTGCCGCAGGATCTCGAGAAGTTTCGCTCTAGGAATCTGTTGGAGAAATCCCGCAATGGCATGATTTACATGCTGTGTACGCTGATACTCTACGTTGTGCTCTACAATATTTTGATATACTCCTTTGGGGAGGAGGACCGCACCCTAAAGGCCTCGCAAA GCACCTTGACCTTTGTGATTGGCTTGTTTCTAACCTATATCGGCCTCATTATGATGGCTTCAGACCAGTTGGCCGCGTTACGAAACCAGGGTAGAGTAGGAGGGCTTTACGAGCGCATCCGTCTAGTGGATGAGCGCCTTTACAAAGAGGGGTGTCTCATGGACAACAGTACAATTGGACGACGCATCCGGATAATGTTGATAATGACGGTCATCTTTGAATTGTCCATTTTGGTGGCCACCTACGTCAAGCTGGTGGACTATAGTCAATGGATGTCCGTGTTATGGATAGTGTCCGCCATTCCCACGTTCATCAACACGCTGGACAAGATTTGGTTCGCTGTTTCGTTATATGCGTTAAAAGAACGCTTTGAGGCCATCAACGCCAACctggaggagctggtggaCACGCACGAGAAGCATAAGCTGTGGCTCCGAGGCGATCAAGAGGTTCCACCTCCTCTAGACAGCTCCCAGCCGCCTCAGTATGACAGCAACCTGGAGTATCTGTACAAGGAACTAGGAGGCTTGGACATAGGTTCCATTGGCAAGAGTTCGGTGTCTGGTTCGGGGATAAACAAGGTAGCACCAGTGGCCCACTCAATGAACTCCTTTGGCGAAGCTATTGATGCGGCCAGCAGGaagccaccaccgcctcccCTGGCATCTAACATGGTCCATGAAAGCGAGCTGGGAAATGCCGCTAAGGTGGAGGAGAAGCTGAACAACCTGTGCCAGGTGCATGACGAGATCTGTGAGATAGGAAAGGCATTGAACGAGCTGTGGAGCTATCCCATCCTATCCCTAATGGCCTATGGATTCCTAATTTTTACTGCTCAACTCTATTTCCTTTACTGCGCTACACAGTACCAATCGATTCCATCGCTTTTTCGTTCCGCCAAGAATCCCTTCATCACGGTTATAGTTCTAAGTTATACGTCTGGCAAATGTGTGTACCTCATCTACTTGAGTTGGAAAACGTCGCAGGCCTCCAAGCGGACAGGAATCAGTCTGCACAAGTGCGGCGTAGTGGCAGATGATAATCTTCTTTACGAAATAGTTAACCACCTATCGCTAAAATTGCTCAACCACTCGGTGGACTTCTCCGCTTGTGGATTTTTTACCCTGGACATGGAAACATTGTATGGCGTGAGTGGCGGTATCACTAGCTACCTGATCATCCTGATTCAGTTCAATTTGGCCGCCCAGCAGGCTAAAGAGGCCATCCAAACTTTCAACTCACTTAACGACACCGCCGGCTTGGTTGGTGCCGCAACCGATATGGATAATATTAGCTCCACGATGCATGATTTCGTCAGCACCACCATGACACCGGTGGGCTAA
- the LOC6532739 gene encoding gustatory receptor for bitter taste 66a isoform X2 gives MAQAEDTVQPLLQQFQQLFFISKIAGILPQDLEKFRSRNLLEKSRNGMIYMLCTLILYVVLYNILIYSFGEEDRTLKASQSTLTFVIGLFLTYIGLIMMASDQLAALRNQGRVGGLYERIRLVDERLYKEGCLMDNSTIGRRIRIMLIMTVIFELSILVATYVKLVDYSQWMSVLWIVSAIPTFINTLDKIWFAVSLYALKERFEAINANLEELVDTHEKHKLWLRGDQEVPPPLDSSQPPQYDSNLEYLYKELGGLDIGSIGKSSVSGSGINKVAPVAHSMNSFGEAIDAASRKPPPPPLASNMVHESELGNAAKVEEKLNNLCQVHDEICEIGKALNELWSYPILSLMAYGFLIFTAQLYFLYCATQYQSIPSLFRSAKNPFITVIVLSYTSGKCVYLIYLSWKTSQASKRTGISLHKCGVVADDNLLYEIVNHLSLKLLNHSVDFSACGFFTLDMETLYGAKEAIQTFNSLNDTAGLVGAATDMDNISSTMHDFVSTTMTPVG, from the exons ATGGCGCAGGCAGAGGACACAGTTCAACCGCTATTGCAGCAGTTCCAGCAACTTTTCTTTATATCGAAGATAGCTGGAATTCTGCCGCAGGATCTCGAGAAGTTTCGCTCTAGGAATCTGTTGGAGAAATCCCGCAATGGCATGATTTACATGCTGTGTACGCTGATACTCTACGTTGTGCTCTACAATATTTTGATATACTCCTTTGGGGAGGAGGACCGCACCCTAAAGGCCTCGCAAA GCACCTTGACCTTTGTGATTGGCTTGTTTCTAACCTATATCGGCCTCATTATGATGGCTTCAGACCAGTTGGCCGCGTTACGAAACCAGGGTAGAGTAGGAGGGCTTTACGAGCGCATCCGTCTAGTGGATGAGCGCCTTTACAAAGAGGGGTGTCTCATGGACAACAGTACAATTGGACGACGCATCCGGATAATGTTGATAATGACGGTCATCTTTGAATTGTCCATTTTGGTGGCCACCTACGTCAAGCTGGTGGACTATAGTCAATGGATGTCCGTGTTATGGATAGTGTCCGCCATTCCCACGTTCATCAACACGCTGGACAAGATTTGGTTCGCTGTTTCGTTATATGCGTTAAAAGAACGCTTTGAGGCCATCAACGCCAACctggaggagctggtggaCACGCACGAGAAGCATAAGCTGTGGCTCCGAGGCGATCAAGAGGTTCCACCTCCTCTAGACAGCTCCCAGCCGCCTCAGTATGACAGCAACCTGGAGTATCTGTACAAGGAACTAGGAGGCTTGGACATAGGTTCCATTGGCAAGAGTTCGGTGTCTGGTTCGGGGATAAACAAGGTAGCACCAGTGGCCCACTCAATGAACTCCTTTGGCGAAGCTATTGATGCGGCCAGCAGGaagccaccaccgcctcccCTGGCATCTAACATGGTCCATGAAAGCGAGCTGGGAAATGCCGCTAAGGTGGAGGAGAAGCTGAACAACCTGTGCCAGGTGCATGACGAGATCTGTGAGATAGGAAAGGCATTGAACGAGCTGTGGAGCTATCCCATCCTATCCCTAATGGCCTATGGATTCCTAATTTTTACTGCTCAACTCTATTTCCTTTACTGCGCTACACAGTACCAATCGATTCCATCGCTTTTTCGTTCCGCCAAGAATCCCTTCATCACGGTTATAGTTCTAAGTTATACGTCTGGCAAATGTGTGTACCTCATCTACTTGAGTTGGAAAACGTCGCAGGCCTCCAAGCGGACAGGAATCAGTCTGCACAAGTGCGGCGTAGTGGCAGATGATAATCTTCTTTACGAAATAGTTAACCACCTATCGCTAAAATTGCTCAACCACTCGGTGGACTTCTCCGCTTGTGGATTTTTTACCCTGGACATGGAAACATTGTATGGC GCTAAAGAGGCCATCCAAACTTTCAACTCACTTAACGACACCGCCGGCTTGGTTGGTGCCGCAACCGATATGGATAATATTAGCTCCACGATGCATGATTTCGTCAGCACCACCATGACACCGGTGGGCTAA
- the LOC6532740 gene encoding selenocysteine insertion sequence-binding protein 2: MFHSTDKRIQKKDVQDSSTKITPRSSKYKSQHRKPEQQASLLDFVKPKPKSQRQIKANKLQKTHLTITRSSYIVYKRKGKTRLDPKKKITRLKRSIRVYRTSKKAEIEVTEGELEGVPEKKDIPVEQQVQNLSLSETAAPKDDLQAIAVHSIHSRRFRSYCDNCTRPRLKELTTQLLKDLDRFQKRAFAKNEIKARAHPRLVLGVREALARLRINKVKLLFLATDCEISPGACGLDETIEGLKFQCQQQQVPYCFPLPRRELSYALQKRAQISCVAILDFDGANATYADLLNEIEDARAEYKRRTAS, encoded by the exons ATGTTTCACAGCACGGACAAGAGAATCCAGAAGAAGGATGTTCAGGATTCATCGACCAAGATTACTCCGCGGAGCTCCAAGTACAAAAGCCAGCATAGGAAACCGGAGCAGCAAGCCTCTCTCCTGGACTTTGTCAAGCCGAAACCTAAATCACAAAGGCAAATTAAGGCAAATAAACTTCAAAAGACGCATTTAACCATAACAAGAAGTAGCTACATAGTATACAAACGCAAGGGCAAAACCCGCCTTGATCCCAAGAAGAAGATCACCAGGTTGAAAAGGTCCATACGGGTATATCGCACCTCCAAGAAGGCTGAAATAGAAGTCACAGAGGGAGAGCTTGAAGGAGTCCCAGAAAAGAAAGATATTCCGGTGGAACAACAAGTGCAAAATTTATCCCTTAGTGAGACCGCTGCACCCAAAGATGATTTACAAGCAATAGCAGTACATTCCATTCACTCACGGCGATTTAGAAG CTATTGTGACAACTGCACCCGCCCTCGCCTCAAGGAGTTGACCACTCAGTTGctaaaggacctggatcgctttCAGAAGCGCGCCTTTGCCAAAAACGAGATTAAAGCGCGGGCACATCCCCGCCTGGTTTTGGGTGTTCGAGAGGCTCTGGCTAGGTTAAGGATAAACAAGGTGAAACTGTTGTTCCTGGCCACAGACTGCGAGATCAGTCCCGGAGCAT GTGGTCTGGACGAGACTATAGAAGGTTTGAAATTCCaatgccagcagcaacaagtgcCTTATTGCTTTCCTCTGCCGAGAAGGGAGCTATCCTACGCCCTCCAAAAGCGAGCACAGATTTCTTGCGTGGCTATCCTTGACTTTGACGGAGCGAATGCCACCTACGCAGATCTTCTCAACGAAATAGAGGACGCTCGTGCAGAGTACAAACGCAGAACTGCTTCGTGA
- the LOC6532741 gene encoding uncharacterized protein LOC6532741 → MNCIIRLQKLLFVSSIFGFRDKMSSAKHFQEILEKLSIPDNKKAMYTEDSEEIQNYVIDELKRVDNTFRQVFNGLSLGGSYLDRVKLNVPDAFDLHMKLKFPFHIQPIPSDKGFVFLEGNFQVVHPQLIHRIHLQNWLREAFHKVFRSDKEFATTSGRVYKLSYTLEGYGCAHTILADCGSQSISFDLVPAFEFTGSQWPFAVCPVPAEVRQNWPWFAIPQQKKKSAKPKSSFMVCAPHWEREIMKGTDNLKNVLRLMKGLRDAHVNNLPHLSSYMLKTVLLHRIESADWERDLGTLLVEMWSHLVDHLRARRLEFFLARDHNVINRMNQGEIKTCLKFAEILLQNLRYAQTSGSYQYLAKLFQIQN, encoded by the exons ATGAACTGCATCATTCGTTTGCAGAAGCTTCTTTTTGTAAGTTCAATATTTGGGTTCCGCGATAAAATGAGTTCCGCTAAGCATTTTCAAGAAATTCTTGAGAAACTCTCTATTCCTGATAATAAAAAGGCCATGTATACCGAGGACtctgaagaaattcaaaactACGTAATTGACGAACTTAAACGGGTTGACAATACCTTTCGGCAGGTGTTTAATGGACTCAGTCTAGGCG gaaGTTACTTGGATCGCGTCAAGCTTAACGTGCCCGATGCATTTGATCTTCACATGAAACTAAAATTCCCATTTCATATCCAACCGATACCGAGCGACAAAGGGTTTGTCTTTTTGGAGGGTAATTTCCAAGTAGTCCATCCCCAACTCATCCATCGTATTCATCTTCAAAACTGGCTCCGCGAAGCATTCCACAAGGTATTTAGATCGGATAAGGAATTTGCTACTACCAGTGGACGAGTCTACAAACTGAGCTACACTCTTGAAGGGTATGGTTGTGCCCACACTATTTTAGCCGACTGTGGTAGTCAATCGATATCTTTTGATTTGGTACCGGCATTCGAATTCACTGGAAGCCAATGgccgtttgctgtttgccCGGTTCCTGCTGAGGTCCGCCAAAACTGGCCTTGGTTTGCCATTCCGCAACAGAAGAAGAAGTCGGCTAAACCGAAAAGCTCATTCATGGTTTGTGCACCACATTGGGAGCGCGAAATTATGAAGGGCACGGATAATTTGAAGAACGTTCTTCGGCTGATGAAAGGATTGCGGGACGCCCACGTCAATAACTTGCCTCACTTGTCCAGCTACATGTTGAAAACAGTCTTGCTTCATCGAATTGAAAGTGCTGACTGGGAAAGGGACTTAGGCACCCTTTTGGTTGAGATGTGGAGTCATTTGGTGGATCATTTACGTGCTCGGAGACTGGAGTTCTTTTTGGCAAGGGATCACAATGTGATCAATCGTATGAATCAAGGGGAAATCAAAACTTGTTTAAAATTCGCAGAGATTTTGCTACAAAATCTTCGTTATGCTCAGACAAGTGGCTCCTATCAATACTTGGCCAAACTAttccaaattcaaaattaa
- the LOC6532742 gene encoding uncharacterized protein LOC6532742, with protein MKIIFLVLLALPIAQLDATKSGTSDQATIVECPGRTVPQIRTEASESEISLLFYYVSWASEARQARLVYNGMAHYYQEYAFFGAIDCWHLQCNCSRTLMPAPGVAGAGGYPDKWPTLIVRYGQKQLLQYQGAWSFEELARFMNNLLQPLDRAHSSQDLAAIRKHSDAVVLGLLDSPDDKAYKLYLAAGLRWLELDPERNIRFTVNFGNSARKMLKSSEAKLPQFVVIDSRNGVHTFNGTSGLWKTMDILRWVRSTLKNMSLFSNGYGTPMTIAMKARHVPVLAMGVRMNQYHHASVMGDEMANAQKKQSEECEDYWKQMQEQSEDSPSSLMQVPMELYRDSDSEQPRSCYPVWSKNKAVLKNYYRINRYLNHLWRQYSHQNHPRYQNVPHLLRLHSRNLCLAHSQHGTPAIKIGIAKMVTKYGQLIWQHSTEHAAHNRSLGVVIFDSVKYRDYLHQLGIQQHHQQVQVFILDAAEESLYVMPQQHTFSYVALKDFIRQFYARTLPRTHKNAPAMIDSGFSKKYNRQMLLQALQRPNATNVVLMHRPDCALSAVLSQAFLQVSALLSSPEVHFVRFDSQSNDLPWELAMPITPSLIVFPQAKTAESVVFPTDVRIDVQSVFAFVIAQLEPEQQVRSVLTSCRRRMRNVRSCLDFARNLVLQHVSQYLKFWEIYERERDDILSHLKEFNNLHMSIESSIRL; from the coding sequence atgaaaataattttcctgGTGCTCTTGGCTCTCCCTATCGCCCAATTGGACGCCACAAAGTCCGGCACATCCGACCAAGCGACCATTGTCGAGTGTCCCGGACGCACTGTGCCCCAGATCCGGACGGAAGCGTCAGAGTCCGAGATCTCGTTGCTTTTTTACTACGTGTCCTGGGCCAGCGAAGCACGGCAGGCACGACTGGTCTACAATGGAATGGCCCACTACTACCAGGAGTACGCTTTCTTCGGAGCCATCGATTGCTGGCATTTGCAGTGCAATTGCAGCCGTACATTGATGCCGGCACCCGGAGTCGCCGGCGCTGGAGGTTATCCAGACAAATGGCCCACACTGATCGTCCGCTATGGCCAAAAGCAGTTGCTCCAGTACCAGGGCGCGTGGAGCTTTGAAGAGCTTGCCCGGTTCATGAATAATCTCCTTCAGCCACTGGACCGGGCACACAGTAGTCAGGATCTCGCCGCCATTCGGAAGCACTCGGATGCGGTCGTTTTGGGACTCCTCGACTCGCCTGACGACAAGGCCTACAAGCTATACTTGGCTGCCGGCTTGCGCTGGCTGGAACTGGATCCGGAAAGGAATATCCGGTTTACCGTGAACTTTGGCAATAGTGCCAGGAAGATGTTGAAGTCTTCGGAGGCCAAGCTGCCCCAGTTTGTAGTTATCGACAGCCGAAATGGAGTTCATACGTTTAATGGTACTTCCGGATTGTGGAAGACCATGGACATTTTGCGCTGGGTACGGAGCACCCTAAAAAATATGTCTCTGTTTTCCAATGGCTATGGTACTCCTATGACCATTGCCATGAAGGCGCGACATGTCCCCGTGTTGGCTATGGGCGTACGAATGAACCAATATCACCATGCTAGTGTCATGGGTGACGAGATGGCTAACGCTCAAAAAAAGCAGTCAGAGGAATGCGAGGATTATTGGAAACAAATGCAGGAGCAATCTGAAGACTCTCCCTCCTCCCTAATGCAAGTTCCCATGGAGCTGTATCGGGATAGTGATAGTGAACAACCCCGGTCCTGTTATCCAGTCTGGAGTAAAAACAAAGCCGTActgaaaaattattatagGATTAACAGGTACCTTAACCACCTCTGGAGGCAGTACTCACACCAGAATCATCCGAGGTATCAAAACGTCCCCCACTTGCTGCGGCTTCACTCCAGAAACCTTTGCCTGGCACACTCACAGCATGGAACGCCGGCTATAAAAATCGGCATTGCCAAGATGGTAACCAAATATGGACAACTCATTTGGCAGCACTCGACTGAGCACGCAGCCCACAATCGTTCGCTGGGCGTGGTTATCTTCGATTCTGTGAAATATAGAGACTATCTACATCAGCTTGGCATTcagcagcaccatcagcagGTGCAGGTTTTCATCTTGGATGCGGCGGAAGAGTCGCTGTATGTTATGCCACAACAACACACATTCTCATACGTAGCTCTCAAGGATTTTATACGGCAGTTTTACGCCAGAACTTTGCCAAGGACTCACAAGAATGCTCCTGCCATGATCGATTCCGGGTTCAGCAAAAAGTACAACAGGCAAATGCTTTTGCAGGCGCTTCAGCGACCAAATGCCACCAATGTGGTATTGATGCACCGTCCTGACTGCGCTTTGTCCGCCGTTCTGTCCCAAGCATTTCTGCAGGTTTCGGCGCTACTCAGTAGCCCCGAGGTGCACTTCGTACGCTTCGATAGCCAGTCGAATGATCTGCCCTGGGAGCTAGCCATGCCCATTACGCCGTCTCTAATTGTCTTCCCGCAGGCAAAGACCGCAGAATCCGTGGTGTTCCCGACCGATGTGCGGATTGATGTGCAAAGCGTTTTTGCCTTTGTGATCGCCCAGTTGGAGCCGGAGCAGCAGGTGCGTTCGGTGCTGACCAGCTGCAGGCGGCGGATGCGAAACGTCAGGAGCTGTCTTGACTTTGCCCGTAACCTGGTACTCCAGCATGTTAGCCAATACCTCAAATTCTGGGAGATCTATGAACGGGAGCGGGACGACATACTTTCCCACCTAAAGGAGTTTAACAACCTACACATGTCCATCGAAAGCAGCATTCGATTATAG
- the LOC6532743 gene encoding ADP-ribosylation factor-like protein 5A: MGLLLSRLWRMFGNEEHKLVMVGLDNAGKTTILYQFLMNEVVHTSPTIGSNVEEVVWRNIHFLVWDLGGQQSLRAAWSTYYTNTELVIMVIDSTDRERLAVTREELYRMLQHEDLSKASLLVYANKQDLKGSMSAAEISRQLDLTSIKKHQWHIQACCALTGEGLYQGLEWIVQRIKNK; the protein is encoded by the coding sequence ATGGGACTGTTATTATCGCGGCTTTGGCGGATGTTTGGCAACGAGGAGCACAAGCTGGTGATGGTGGGTTTGGACAACGCAGGCAAAACGACCATCCTGTACCAATTCCTGATGAACGAAGTGGTCCACACAAGTCCCACGATCGGTTCCAATGTAGAGGAGGTCGTCTGGCGGAATATACACTTTCTTGTCTGGGATCTTGGTGGTCAGCAGAGTCTCCGCGCCGCTTGGAGCACCTACTACACGAACACAGAGCTGGTGATCATGGTCATCGACTCCACGGATCGGGAACGGTTAGCTGTGACGCGGGAAGAGCTCTACCGGATGCTGCAGCATGAGGATCTGAGCAAGGCGAGTCTGCTGGTCTATGCCAATAAACAAGACCTCAAGGGCTCCATGTCGGCAGCGGAAATCTCAAGACAACTGGACCTCACCTCCATCAAGAAGCACCAATGGCACATTCAGGCCTGCTGTGCGCTCACCGGCGAAGGACTCTATCAAGGATTAGAGTGGATCGTCCAGCGCATCAAGAACAAATGA
- the LOC6532744 gene encoding ras-related protein Rab-43 — protein sequence MTARNPQTLMALPNEEHFDFLFKIVLIGDCGTGKTCIVDRFKTGNYIERHGNTIGVDFSMKTIAVEGKQIKLQIWDTAGQERFRTITQSYYRSANGVLIVYDITKRSSFSNLQKWIEEVRRYTASNVLIILVGNKCDLEEQREVDFEEARQMCQYIPEILFVMETSAKENMNVEDAFRCLANELKRQHDANNVEEVPENTITLGQGKPLKSCSSSCNLT from the exons ATGACCGCCCGCAATCCCCAGACGCTAATGGCACTGCCAAACGAGGAGCACTTCGACTTCCTGTTCAAGATCGTCCTCATTGGTGACTGCGGGACGGGGAAGACCTGCATAGTGGACAGGTTTAAAACAGGGAACTACATAGAGCGACATGGGAACACCATTGGAGTGGACTTTTCGATGAAGACCATCGCCGTGGAGGGCAAGCAAATCAAG CTACAAATCTGGGACACTGCTGGTCAGGAGAGGTTTCGCACCATTACGCAGAGCTATTATCGCTCGGCCAACGGGGTCTTAATTG TTTACGACATCACCAAGCGGTCTTCCTTTTCCAACCTGCAAAAATGGATCGAAGAGGTGCGCAGGTACACCGCTTCCAATGTTTTGATAATTCTGGTGGGCAACAAGTGCGATTTGGAGGAGCAGCGCGAGGTGGACTTCGAAGAGGCGCGTCAGATGTGTCAATATATACCTGAGATCCTGTTTGTGATGGAGACCTCCGCCAAGGAGAACATGAACGTGGAGGACGCCTTCCGCTGCCTGGCCAACGAACTTAAA CGCCAACACGATGCCAACAATGTGGAGGAGGTGCCGGAAAACACCATTACCCTGGGCCAGGGAAAGCCTTTAAAGAGTTGCAGCAGCTCCTGCAATCTCACCTAG
- the LOC6532745 gene encoding uncharacterized protein LOC6532745, which translates to MENVLKRRNHLLLLLLLPLVSLCPNALALNRHADAGQDLDMAAQLADAEAEARPDYYGDSPDTPHIRKKRLIWITDDGRLALPPGTSLTFVPTIAMPLVRHPPEGFFSNLTISFPVTIDFDKLGLTDNQNPLGDLPPLFARSFGHEAGHMVGEYVARYLHVQRRKRDLSEQQSRSNEDHPFKIHEEGPKYPELPAGLQHIFHGGERVLLYGVVEDFLSTFGMDGKACLLRTICEMHSRSLEKFGVFGEMTKLFLTVTKSPFSDLVPDYVQAQEVGEGKQAPGECFPYFKDCPKSIFKALSSKYSKPAPASKTKKTKPTDRPVGEYHEEQVIQLPTTRDQDNNVYM; encoded by the exons ATGGAAAACGTGTTAAAGCGACGCAACCATTTGCTCCTCCTACTGCTCCTGCCACTTGTCAGCTTATGTCCAAATGCATTGGCACTCAATCGACACGCGGATGCTGGCCAGGATTTGGATATGGCAGCGCAGCTGGCGGATGCGGAGGCCGAAGCCAGGCCGGATTACTATGGCGATTCCCCGGATACGCCGCACATACGCAAGAAGCGACTCATCTGGATTACGGATGATGGCAGATTGGCCCTGCCGCCGGGCACTTCGCTGACATTCGTGCCAACCATTGCCATGCCTCTGGTTCGTCATCCGCCCGAGGGATTCTTTTCCAACCTGACCATCAGTTTTCCCGTCACCA TTGACTTCGACAAACTGGGCCTGACAGACAACCAAAATCCTTTGGGGGATCTGCCGCCGTTGTTCGCCCGTTCCTTTGGTCACGAGGCCGGTCATATGGTTGGTGAATATGTGGCCAGGTATCTGCATGTCCAGCGCAGGAAGAGGGATCTCAGCGAGCAGCAGAGCAGAAGCAACGAGGATCATCCCTTTAAGATACACGAAGAGGGTCCAAAGTATCCAGAACTGCCTGCCGGACTGCAGCATATTTTCCATGGCGGAGAGAGGGTTCTGCTCTATGGTGTAGTGGAGGACTTCCTTTCCACCTTTGGCATGGATGGGAAGGCCTGTTTGCTGAGAACCATTTGCGAGATGCACTCCCGCAGTTTGGAGAAGTTCGGTGTCTTTGGAGAAATGACTAAGCTATTTTTAAC GGTAACCAAATCTCCCTTTTCCGACCTCGTACCCGACTATGTTCAAGCCCAGGAGGTGGGCGAGGGGAAGCAGGCTCCGGGAGAATGTTTTCCCTACTTTAAGGACTGCCCGAAGAGTATATTTAAGGCCTTGTCCAGTAAATATAGCAAACCAGCTCCTGCGAGCAAGACGAAAAAGACCAAACCCACAGACAGACCGGTGGGCGAATATCATGAGGAGCAGGTGATCCAGCTGCCCACCACTCGAGATCAGGACAACAATGTGTATATGTAG